The segment AAGGGTGACGAATTCAGCCAGCCTGAGCGGATTGCGGGACTTATCAGTGGCAGGAGAATGCCAAACAACTGGAGTAATAACCCTGACCTGGTTGATCTGTATGACATCAAGGGCGATGTAGAAACTTTGTTGTCGCTGACTCGATCAGAGCAGGAGTTCAGTTTTGTGCCCGGGAAGCACCCGGCCATGCACAGTGGGCAATGCGCGGAGCTGCGGCACAATGGCGGGTTAATTGGTCATGTCGGTGCCATTCATCCAGCAATAAAGCGGGAAATGGGGCTGAATAGTAACGTTTTCCTGTTTGAGTTGGAGCTCAAGGAGCTGGTCCGCAGGCTTATTCCGGCCGCTTCACCACTCTCCAGGTACCCGGAAGTGAGCCGAGATCTGGCAATTTTGGTCAATAATGAGACTTCTGCCGCAGATATTCTCGCCTCAGTACGTGAAAATGCCGGTGATTTCCTCACAGACCTAAGATTATTCGATGTTTATCAAGGGGATGCAGTCGAAATCGGGCAAAAAAGTCTGGCTTTGGGCTTGACGTGGCAGCATCCTTCGCGCACTCTTAACGACGAAGAGGTCAACGAGATAATTGCTTGTTGTATCAAGGCTCTAGAAGATAAATTCGAAGCACGACTGAGAAACTAGCTGGGTGGGTGTTTATGGCGGAAGGTGCGCTGACAAAAGCCGAGATGGCAGAACGTTTGTTTGATGATCTGGGCTTGAACAAGAGAGAAGCCAAGGAACTGGTCGAGCAGTTTTTCGAAGAAATTCGTCTTTCGCTTGAGCACAACGAGCAGGTAAAGCTTTCCGGTTATGGGAATTTTGATTTACGGGACAAGAAGCAGCGTCCTGGTCGAAATCCTAAAACCGGGGAAGAAATTCCAATTCAGGCACGCCGAGTTGTGACCTTTCGTCCGGGCCAAAAGTTAAAGGCAAGGGTAGAGAAATATGCTGGAAGTAAAGAATAACGATCAGTTACCCCCGATCCCGCCAAAACGGTATTTCACTATCGGCGAGGTGGGTGAGCTGTGTGACGTCAAGCCTCATGTGCTGCGTTACTGGGAGCAGGAGTTCCCTCAGCTCAAGCCGGTCAAGCGCCGGGGTAACAGACGTTACTATCAAAGACAGGACGTCATTCTTATCCGTCAGATCAAGTCGCTCCTCTATGAGGAAGGGTTCACCATTGGTGGGGCACGACAGAAACTGACCGGAAAAGACAAGGACGAGGATTCCACCCGGCATGCCATCAACACCAGTGAGTTGAAGGTAGTCATCAAGGAACTGGAAAACCTGGTAGCCAGTCTCTAACTGCGCCGGGCCAGACTGGTCGATTGCCCGGCGATCGGCCATTGAACCTCTTCTTATCTCAGATACTCTGTCATGTCCCGACTCAGGTCCTTGCTCCAGACCTGCAATTCCGCCTGTCTGGTCTAAGACAGCCAGGGGTGGAACGATTACTGTCTTTTACTTTACGTAAACGCCTTTTCTGATTCGCAGACTCTGGTACAATGCGCTCCTGCGTCGGGGCGTAGCGCAGTCTGGTAGCGCACTACACTGGGGGTGTAGTGGTCACAGGTTCAAATCCTGTCGTCCCGACCAACTAAATCAATGGGTTATGAGAGAATCTCACATTGATGAAAGGCACAAAAATAAATATACAGCCTATTTACAGCACTTCAGACAAGATTCGAGATAAATCTTCTTCCTATAAGCACGTTCCAAGAATTGGCTTCTTCTGGCCATGCTGCCCTTCCAACAAGTGTACGCCGGGCTGAGTACATACAAGCTTAGCGGTGAAAGTATTGAAATCACCAAGAGCGGTATTACTTCAGTCGATGTGGGTGATTTTTCCTCAGCGGAGCTAACTATTATTAATGCTTCGTCAGATGTTAATCCCACCAACTCTAGCTCAGGTGTTTAGAGAGTTAGCTGGCTTGGAGAAGTCAGTGTTGGTGCATCAACCGTAATACTTGATAACGCAAGTTACCCGCCAACTGGATTCCTGACAACTCGCCCGGGACGTACAACGGTGCCCCAATTGGAATTGTCTATGTCATTTCCTGAACAAATTCTTTTCGATGGCTTTCAGCTTAATACCTTCAATTCCCATTTGTTCAATACAATCACGCCAGCGCTATCTGACGATACCCTTATGGGAGCTGCAGATTTTACGCTCAATGCACCGTTTACTAGTAGTTTATTCAGCAACCAATTCAGTTAAAGCGGACAAATTAACTCGAGGATTGATAGCTTCTCTGCCTATATGAGTATTCCAGAGCCGGGAACTCCAACGCTATTTGGTATCGCCCGTGTAGCTCTGATTTATCAGCGAGTGGGTAAGCTTCACCCTAATGAGTTGAATTAGTTTGCTCATGTGTCAACGTAGGAGCCTCATTCATGATGCTTTGAAGGTTTTCCGTAAGTTCATCGCCCTCCATAGCACCAACTAGCATTTCCCTTGGAATGAATCCGGATATAGCTCGCAGGGCTGCAAACACATTCTTCTCTATTTCCTGGGCGATTAAATCAGAAAGCGGTGTGCCCTTGTCTTCTGGCTGAAGGACTGCCCGCTTGAATGCGCCACGAATCATTGGGGCTATGTCATGGCTGCCTTTCGGCCTACCTATTTTTGCCATTTTTAGTCTCCTAACTCATTGAATTTGCATGCATCCATGTAATTGCAGCGCAGCTCTTTGTGGCGTACACCCAGGCGTATAGATAGGCCCAACAATTAGGAATCGCTGCGCCCTTTCATAGAAGTTATCAAGGTTCTGAACCTCGGTATCACTCACTATCAGCCTTTAAATCCGCGGTCTAACCAGTTGACTATCACCACACGGAATTACTGTGTAAGTATGCAGTATGTTGAAAGGTTCCCGGGAATATTTTACTCAGGTGTAGCGGATCAAAAATAGACAAGTGCATAGTCCGCTCACACCCGGAAGATAAAATACCAGCCGAGCGCCACGCCGCCATGACCTGGGCCCAGCGTCTGAAACGGGTCTTCAACATCGAAATCGCAACCTGCGAACAGTGCCAGGGTCCGGTGAAGATAATTGTCTGCGTGGAAGACCCGGCGGTGATCCGGCAGATTCTGGAACATTTGCGGAAGAAGGAGTCGGAAGATTCCCAGACGCAGCGTCCGCCCGAGCGCGCCCCGCCGCAGATCGGGTTGTTTGACGAAACCTGACCCACTGAACAACAAAGACAAAAAGGGAATATTACAGCCTGCCAGGGAAGGTGGGCGGATAGCTCTCGGCCTGGTGGAGGTGGATGTGGTACATAAGCGCGAAGGACGGCCTTATTACTGCTGGAACGCGGCTGAATTCACAAAGACTCTGACTGGTATTGGGCTTATTGTGGCTCTCAGTGTGCCGCCTACTCACCAAACTGGACAGCAACCTACTTTGGAGATATCTTTTGTTTTACCTCTAAGCCCGCAGCGTCCACCCGGGTGAGAGTCAGCAGTTGTCTCAACCGGTCGATGCTTACCGCCTTGCCTGGGGATGTTGTATTATCAGATTGACGAGGGATCTTGAACTGCGTTTTCTGCTCCTGCACGGATTGCCAGCAGTAGCAGGGGCAAGTCAACCGGGCTTGGCTGACCACAGGCGGTAAACCCGGTGCAGGCTGCCCTGAAAGCTGACATGAACAGGAGCTTGCACGTCAATCCGGCTTCTCTTTTGAGAACACCTTTCCCTGAAAACAAAAAGCTGGGCAGTACTATGTCAACCCAGATTGAAGACAGTATCAACGGGGTCACCGTGCCAGGCGGTGACGTCGGTGACAACGCCCCGGAAATAGGCTATGACGGTCCCGGGGGTGGCGTGGTTACCGGCTCCGCCGGGTTCGACACGGATGACGCTGATTTCTTTCGCATAGTCCCGGCGGCCAGCGGCGAGCTTTCCGTCGTGCTGTCAGGACTGGATGACGACCTGGATCTGCATCTCGGTGACGCCGTCGGCGAACTGCTCAGCTCAAGCATCAACATTGACTCGGCCGATGAAAGCATCACCTACCAGGTGTCGGCAGGCGCGACCTATTTCCTGGTGGTCAGCCCCTGGGAAGACGCCGAATCACACTACACCCTGACCGTGGAGGGTCCCACCGGCACGTCCGGCGGCGGATATGGAGGCGGAGCCACAGGGGCGGATGATGTCATCAACGGCATTCCCGTTCCCGGGGGTGATGTTGTTGACGATGCCCCGGCAATCCGCTTTGGCGGTCCCGGGGGTGGCGTGGTTACCGGCTCCACCGGGTTCGGGACAGACGAGTCGGATTTCTTTCGACTCATCCCCGGGACCAGCGGTCAGATTTCCGTCTATCTAAGCGGGCTGAGCGATGACCTGGACGTGGTGCTGGGCGACGTCTACGGTGAGGTGCTGACCTCGAGTATTCAGGACGGCACGGCCGGCGAAAGCTTCACCTACGAAGTAGCGGCTGGTCAGACCTACTTCCTGCTGGTCAGCCCGTGGATTGATGCTCAGTCGGACTATACCCTGACCGTAGAGGAATCCGCCGGCGGACCGGGAGTGAACGAGGTGATCAACGGCATCACCGTTGCCGGAGGCGATGCCGGTGATAATGCCCCGGTAATCGACTATGACGGTCCAGAAGGTGGCATCGTGACCGGCGCCACCGGGTTCGGGGCGGACCAGTCGGATCTTTTCAGTATTGTTCCGGCAGCCAGCGGTGATCTGTCGGTTTTTCTTACCGGGATGAGCGACGACCTGGACCTGTTATTGACCGACCCGTTCGGTGAATTTCTCTCGACCAGTTTCAATATCGGCACTGCCAGCGAAAGTCTCACCTACGCCGTGACGGCCGGCGAGACCTACCTGCTGTGGGTCAGTCCCTGGGAAGAGGCCGCATCAGCCTACACGCTGAATGTCGAGGGACCCATCGGCGGTTCCGGGGGTGGTTACACCGGGGCAGAAGACTTCATCAACGGCGTCGCCGTGCCCGGGGGTGATGTTGGTGACGACGCACCGGTAATCGGCTTAGAAGGTCCCGGGGGTGGCGTGGTGATCGGCTCCACCGGGTTCGGTACGGACGAATCGGATTTTTTCCGTCTCGTTCCCACCAGCAGCGGGGAGCTTGCCATTCTCCTCACCGGGCTGAGTGACGACCTGGACCTGGTGCTGGGGG is part of the Gammaproteobacteria bacterium genome and harbors:
- the ihfA gene encoding integration host factor subunit alpha, which translates into the protein MAEGALTKAEMAERLFDDLGLNKREAKELVEQFFEEIRLSLEHNEQVKLSGYGNFDLRDKKQRPGRNPKTGEEIPIQARRVVTFRPGQKLKARVEKYAGSKE
- a CDS encoding MerR family transcriptional regulator, whose amino-acid sequence is MLEVKNNDQLPPIPPKRYFTIGEVGELCDVKPHVLRYWEQEFPQLKPVKRRGNRRYYQRQDVILIRQIKSLLYEEGFTIGGARQKLTGKDKDEDSTRHAINTSELKVVIKELENLVASL